Proteins from a genomic interval of Ptychodera flava strain L36383 chromosome 7, AS_Pfla_20210202, whole genome shotgun sequence:
- the LOC139137565 gene encoding toll-like receptor 4: MTSTSEDSRKFKGKMTMMFLLLPALASLCKTQAYHWICNEDIRDQRRIDCMGKGLTEIPGDLNLTTTYLFMSRNSITETGENLKKYRNLEYLDLSENLLSNLESQQFEGLNTLKILNLENNSIRTIQDGSFVGLSELQELYFDGCDLTVLKNHKFQGLSRLQVLKITNCGLEHIVGKAFEGMVNLQHLDLSRNKLSSVTTSVLQSLQSLEYLKVDLNSFYATPSSMCKFASLRNVSIAGNPFHSVNFLLSAFHNCPTLESLNLGYCGFKTLKKSDFQMLNSSKIQELVVSGNNFTMVERQALKPIASLQYLIYKGTGLSIKEFTGFLQSLEGHRNLNHLSITDSNLIKLTGQTFIALLGVPIQEMQLSNNKIHEVGNFTFSKMPSLKRIHLNDNEIVTIGTDAFANLHHLEFLNLANNSLHRVSFLHSLMNMSLKQLDLSNNDLHHSFYEDNLQELFQLLDLNLSTAGIAPSITDHKCNTTMALDSINIPQSHTCNLESLDMSFNPYFFLFPIMNQNSGSSFESILKVCADGVICNNMITTSFLQDVVSTFPNAKEISLKWNKIQAIPIGTFSQSGQIQTLDLSFNEIFSLYQGIWEGLKSLKFLNLQGNKMTTLSKQAFENLPSIQAVYLEDNPFHCDCAMQKFLRILVKESMRLRSFNSNENLQILQNYQCTSPVEYPLTLAEFMKLDLTCPSKTWWLTIDTHDKLAVAIIMTGLFVYAIVLSCFCFIDRLQATFERIRDRIKYSRLIKHYRVKSSEKLKRNLSETETQELRKLTVKTYDCDVNLVFEDEDQEWAEENIISILQKVYDLKVCSKEFNFEPGYKFQLADKLIKQCNKTIFILSKKFLENCSLKHELMMALNEREENREVVICVAREDVSKYVSDDMKTIIQLEKYRVYPLTKDSHEMQKFWQWLISEVKSPSDVTNVVKNECC, from the exons ATGACTTCAACAAGTGAAG ATTCTCGGAAATTCAAAGGAAAAATGACAatgatgtttttgttgttgccgGCACTGGCCAGTCTATGCAAGACACAAGCTTACCACTGGATTTGTAATGAAGATATCAGAGATCAAAGAAGGATTGACTGCATGGGTAAAGGACTGACAGAGATTCCAGGTGATCTAAACTTGACCAcaacatatttatttatgtcaAGGAACAGTATCACAGAAACTGGAGAGAATTTgaagaaatacagaaatttagAATACCTTGATCTCAGTGAAAATCTGCTTTCAAACTTGGAAAGCCAACAATTTGAGGGACTGAATACATTGAAAATTCTCAACCTTGAGAACAACAGTATTAGGACTATCCAAGATGGCAGCTTTGTTGGACTATCCGAGCTTCAAGAGCTGTATTTTGACGGCTGTGATTTGACCGTGctgaaaaatcacaaatttcaaggactttcaaggtTACAAGTCTTAAAGATCACCAACTGTGGACTTGAACATATTGTTGGAAAGGCTTTTGAAGGTATGGTGAACCTTCAACATCTGGATCTGTCGAGAAACAAATTGTCATCAGTCACTACCAGTGTTTTACAGTCTTTGCAAAGCCTTGAGTATTTGAAAGTTGACTTGAACTCGTTCTATGCAACACCCTCGTCAATGTGTAAATTTGCATCCTTACGGAATGTTTCAATAGCAGGAAACCCTTTTCACAGTGTGAATTTTTTACTTTCTGCTTTTCACAACTGCCCTACATTAGAATCACTCAATTTGGGTTATTGTGGatttaaaactttgaaaaaatctgacttTCAAATGTTGAATTCATCTAAAATTCAAGAATTGGTTGTTTCAGGAAACAATTTCACAATGGTAGAGAGGCAAGCTCTAAAGCCTATTGCTTCTTTGCAATATTTAATATACAAAGGAACAGGATTAAGCATTAAGGAATTTACTGGATTCTTGCAATCTTTGGAAGGGCACAGAAATTTAAACCACCTCAGTATTACTGACTCTAACCTCATCAAACTGACTGGACAGACTTTCATTGCGTTGCTTGGGGTGCCAATACAGGAAATGCAATTGAGTAACAATAAGATACATGAAGttggaaattttacattttctaagATGCCCTCCCTCAAGAGAATCCACCtcaatgacaatgaaattgTCACAATTGGGACAGACGCCTTTGCCAATCTTCACCATTTAGAATTTTTAAATCTGGCAAATAACAGCTTGCACAGGGTAAGCTTTCTCCATTCTTTGATGAATATGTCTCTGAAACAACTTGATCTGTCTAACAATGATCTCCATCATTCATTTTATGAGGATAATTTACAAGAATTATTCCAGTTGCTTGACCTGAACCTGTCTACTGCAGGCATTGCGCCTAGTATAACtgaccacaaatgtaatacaaCTATGGCACTGGACAGCATAAATATCCCACAAAGCCATACATGTAATCTTGAAAGTTTAGACATGAGTTTCAATCCATACTTCTTCTTATTCCCAATAATGAACCAAAACTCAGGTTCATCTTTTGAAagcattttgaaagtttgtgcTGACGGTGTGATTTGTAACAACATGATCACAACTTCCTTTCTTCAAGATGTTGTCAGTACATTTCCAAATGCAAAAGAAATTTCCTTAAAATGGAACAAAATCCAAGCCATACCTATTGGCACGTTTTCACAGTCTGGCCAGATTCAAACTCTGGATCTAagtttcaacgaaattttctcCCTGTATCAAGGCATCTGGGAAGGGctaaaaagtttaaaatttctcaacttGCAAGGAAATAAAATGACCACACTTTCAaaacaagcttttgaaaatctTCCTTCGATACAGGCAGTTTATTTGGAGGATAACCCTTTCCATTGTGACTGTGCAATGCAGAAATTTCTGAGAATTTTGGTGAAAGAGTCAATGCGTCTGAGATCCtttaattcaaatgaaaatctcCAGATTCTCCAAAATTACCAGTGTACATCTCCTGTGGAATATCCCTTGACCCTGGCTGAATTCATGAAGTTGGATTTGACATGCCCTAGCAAAACATGGTGGCTGACAATTGACACACATGACAAACTTGCTGTGGCAATAATCATGACTGGACTGTTTGTTTATGCTATTGTATTGTCATGTTTCTGCTTCATAGACAGATTACAAGCTACTTTTGAGAGAATACGTGACAGAATCAAATACTCCAGATTGATAAAACACTACAGAGTTAAATCTTCTGAAAAACTTAAAAGAAACCTCAGTGAAACAGAGACACAGGAGTTAAGAAAGCTTACTGTAAAGACCTATGATTGTGATGTGAATCTTGTCTTTGAAGATGAAGATCAAGAATGGGCTGAAGAGAATATAATCTCAATATTACAAAAGGTCTatgatttgaaagtttgttctAAGGAATTCAATTTTGAGCCCGGATATAAATTTCAATTGGCAGATAAGTTGATAAAACAATGTAATAAGACAATTTTCATCCTCAGTAAAAAATTTCTAGAAAATTGTTCATTGAAACATGAATTAATGATGGCTCTGAATGAGAGAGAAGAAAACCGAGAGGTGGTTATTTGTGTTGCAAGAGAGGATGTCAGTAAATATGTTAGTGATGATATGAAGACGATCATACAGTTGGAAAAATACAGGGTGTACCCACTGACTAAAGATAGTCATGAAATGCAGAAATTCTGGCAGTGGCTGATCAGCGAAGTGAAAAGTCCCAGTGATGTAACGAATGTTGTAAAAAATGAATGCTGCTAA